TCAGGCCGGACGCGTGGGCCAGCAGGTCGCGCACGGTCACCGTCTGGCGATCCGTCCCGCGCCAGGTCGCGAGCGCGGAGGCGACGGGCAGATCGAGCGGCGTCAGGCCGGCATCGACCTGGCGCATGGCCAGAGTCGTCGTCGCGATGACCTTGGTGAGCGAAGCCAGGTCGAAGACGGTTTCCGACGTCGCCCGCGGGCTGTCGGCCTCGAACGTGAGCCGGCCCGCCGCATGCCGCCACCGATGTCCCGTCCGGTTGCCCACTTCCGCGACCGCGGCGGGGCAGGCGCCTGCCCGGACGGCGTCGTCCAGTACTCGCGCCGCGGCGGCGAAGCCGTTCATTCCGGCTCTCCGGGGTTTGCAGCCTGCCGGATACGGTTCGCGGCGTATCCCACGCCGATCGTGGCGGCCGAACCGACGAGCACGTACCACTGCCAGGACAGGTCGCTCAGCAGGCTCACGGACACTATCGTGACCACACCACCGGCGAGCCCCGCAAGCCCGACCCCGGAGGTGGGTCTGGAAATCAGCACGCTGAGCAGGAACACGCCGAGCATCAGGCCGCCGCTGAAGAACTGCACGGCGAGCACATCGTCGATGACCCGCTGCGACACGCCCATGGCGGCGACCGCGACGCATGCCTGCACCGCCGCCCAGGCGCCGGTCGCCCAGCGGGACGCGCGAAGCGCCCGCGCCTCGGATCGCGGTCCGGCCGTGCCCTCCAGGTAAAAGTCGCCTATGGTCGACGCGGCCGAGGAGTTCAGCGACGACGACAGGGTCGACATCGCGGCCGCGACGACCGCCGCCAGAACGAGTCCCCGGAGTCCCGTCGGCAGGTGGGTCATCAGGAAGAGCGGGAAGACACGGTCCGTCTGCACGGCGCCCTCCACGACGATCGGGGCGAGCGCCGGCGACTCGCCGGCCGCGTAGAACGACCACAGCAGGACCCCGATTCCCAGAAACAGGGCGAACTGGAAGAACACGAAGACCCCGCTCGCGACGAGCGCCAGGCGCGCGTCGGCAAGGGACCGGCTGCACAGGTAGCGTTGCACGAACATCTGATCCGTTCCGTGCGTGGACGCCGTGAAGACCGCACCGCCGAACACGCCGGACCAGAACGTGTAGTCCCGTCGCAGATCCCACGCGAAATCGAACAGGACCAGCTTGCCGGCCTCCTCGGCCGCCGCCGCCGCCTCTCGCGCCCCTCCCGGCAGCCCGGCGAGCAGCATCGCGGCGGCGACGAGCGCGCCGGACAGGTAGATGGCGAGCTGGACAACGTCCATCCAGATCACCGCGGTCATGCCGCCGACCCACGTGTAGGCGAGCGTGGCCGCGGCGATGACCCCGATGGCGAAGATCACCACCGGCGTCTGGGGCAGGCCCGACAGTCCGACCGCGTCGGTGACGGTCGTGAGCATTGCGGCCAGCACCAGCGCGGTGGCGAACAGGCGCAGTCCGTCCGCCACGTTGCGCGTCAGGAGAAAAACCACCGCCGCCCCGCGGCCGAATGCCTGCCCGACCCGTGCGCTGAGCAACTGGTACGCGGAGAGCAGATCGCGGCTGAAGTAGGCCGGCAGCAGGACGAAGGCGACGAGCACGCGCCCCGCGAGATAGCCGAGGGCGAGCTGGAGGAACGTCAGGTTGCTCCCGAACGCGTAGGCCGGGACGCTGATCACCGTTACCGTGCTCGTCTCCGTCGCGACGATGGAGCCTGCGACCGCCCACCACGGCATGCGCCGTCCGGTCAGGTAGTAGTCGCGCACGGTCGTTCGACCGCGGGCGAGCCGGCGTCCACCCCATATAACCAGGAACAGATACGCGGCGACGACCGCCAGGTCGAACGGCATCTGCTATCGTGGGTCGATCGTCCTGCGCAACCGCCCGTCGCTCTCTTCGCCGATGGCGGCCCGCACCGAATCGTTCGCCTGCTTGAGGCGCGCCAGCGATTCGGAGTAGCCGACCCGGGCGTGGGCCATGACGATGGCCGCCTTCACGTTCCAATGCGCCCGATTCAGGAGCTCTCCCGCTTCCTCGTGGTCGAGTCCGGTGACGGTCGTGATGATGCGCCGCGCCCGGTCGCGCGCCTTCTCGGAGCCGGCGTCCACGTCCACCATGAGGTTGCCGTAGGTCTTGCCGAGGTGCACCATCGCCACCGTCGTGAGCATGTTGAGCACCATCTTGGTCGCCGTGCCGGCCTTCAGCCGGGTCGAGCCGGCGATGACCTCCGGTCCGACGGCGGGGGAGATGACGATGTCGACGAACGTCTGCAGCTCCGTGCCCGGCCAGCAGGTGACGAAGACGATCTTGACGCCGTTCCGGCGCGCGCGCGTCAGCGCACCCCGGACGAACTGGGTCATTCCGCTCGCCGAGATGCCGACGAGCGCGTCCCGGCGCGTCGGGTGCAGGCGGGCAACGGCCCGTGCGCCTTCCTCGAAATTATCCTCCACCCCGGCCTGCGACCGGAAGAACGCGGCCCGGCCGCCGGCCATGATCGCCTGGACGAGGTGCGCCGGGGTGCTGAATGTCGGTCCCATCTCGGCTGCTTCGAGGACGCCGAGCCGGCCGCTCGTCCCCGCGCCGACGAAGATCAGGCGTCCTCCCTTGTGGAGCGAGGCCGTGATGAGGTCCGAGGCGGTTGCGATGCGTGCCCTTTCGCGGGCCACCGCCGTGAGGATCTTGCGGTCCTCGCGCAGCATCAGGTCGATCATGTCCTCCGTGGACGCCTGATCCAGCGCTAGGCTGGCGGGGTTGATGGCTTCGGTCGGAAGGTCCTTCCACTTCGAGGACATGCGGAGACTCACCTGCCGTCGTGATCCGCCGCCGCGGCGCCGGGTCGGCCGCCGCGCCGGTTGACGCTCTCCGGAAGGACGGAGTATAAAGATCGATTGTCTCGTGACCAGCGGGCCGTCATGTGGAAACCTAACGCCGCGCCGACCGGTCGTCCATTCACGATGTCCATGCGGACCGCGGCCATGAGGGCGGATACCGCGAGCGGATGACGCAGCCGGCACATTGTAGTGATCCCGGGGCCATCATCCGCAAGCAGGGTGATGGCCTTTTTTCTGAACGGCAGGATCTCGTGCTCAGAATCGCCCTGGTCGGATTCGGGACGGTCGGGCGGTCGGTGGCGCGCATTCTGTGGGAGGGCGAGGAACGCCCGCTGATCCTGGCGCACATCTGCAACCGTCACGTCGAACGCAAGATCGTCGACTGGGCGCCGGACACGGTGGCCTGGACGTCCGACTTCGGCGACGTGCTGCGGTCCGACGCGGACGTCGTCGTCGAGCTCATCGGCGGCCTGGAGCCGGCCGGCGACTGGATCCGACAGGCGCTGGAGGCGGGCAAGTCGGTCGTCACCGCCAACAAGCAGGTCATGGCTCACGTCGGAGCCGATCTTATGCGGATGGCGGCGGAGCGGCAGCGGCATCTGCTGTTCGAAGCGGCCGTCGCGGGAGGCATTCCCATCATCCGGGCAGTGCGGGAAGGCCTGGCCGGCGACCGGCTGCGACGGGTGCTGGGCGTGCTCAACGGCACCTGCAACTACATGCTGACGCGCATGGAGGCGGGGCAGGTCTCGTTCGACGATGCGTTGCGGGAGGCGCAGGAGCAGGGGTACGCCGAGGCCGATCCGACGGCGGACATCGACGGCGGCGACGCGCAGGCGAAGCTGGCGATTCTCTCCGCGGTGGGCCTCGGGCGGCAGGTGGCGGCCGGGGCGATTCCGCTGCGCTCCATACGCCCGGTCGAGCCGGTGGACTTCAACTACGCGCGGCGGCTCGGTTGCACGATTCGGCAGGTGTCGCGGGCCGAGGCGTCGCCGGGAGCCGGAGGAGACGTCACCGCCTCCGTGCAGCCGATGCTGGTGCCGCTGACGTCGCCGCTCGCGCGCGCCGAGGGAAGCCAGAACGTGGTGATCGTCGAAGGGACGCACGGCGGCGAGACCGCGTTTCGCGGGTTCGGCGCGGGCGGTGATCCGACCGCGGTGGCGATTGTCTCCGACCTCGAGGCGATTGCCCGGACGGGGGTCGCCGCGCCCCGGTCCTGGCGACCGCCGGCGGCAGCGCAGGTCGAGCCCGATTTCGAGGCGCCGCA
Above is a window of Acidobacteriota bacterium DNA encoding:
- a CDS encoding homoserine dehydrogenase; protein product: MTQPAHCSDPGAIIRKQGDGLFSERQDLVLRIALVGFGTVGRSVARILWEGEERPLILAHICNRHVERKIVDWAPDTVAWTSDFGDVLRSDADVVVELIGGLEPAGDWIRQALEAGKSVVTANKQVMAHVGADLMRMAAERQRHLLFEAAVAGGIPIIRAVREGLAGDRLRRVLGVLNGTCNYMLTRMEAGQVSFDDALREAQEQGYAEADPTADIDGGDAQAKLAILSAVGLGRQVAAGAIPLRSIRPVEPVDFNYARRLGCTIRQVSRAEASPGAGGDVTASVQPMLVPLTSPLARAEGSQNVVIVEGTHGGETAFRGFGAGGDPTAVAIVSDLEAIARTGVAAPRSWRPPAAAQVEPDFEAPQYLRFVIVDRPGIIASLASVFWRHGLNIDSVLQEPDWPKSALPFVVTLEPCSSRAVQAALAEIGAFDFHARAPVWMPILPRGERSS
- a CDS encoding sodium:solute symporter, with amino-acid sequence MPFDLAVVAAYLFLVIWGGRRLARGRTTVRDYYLTGRRMPWWAVAGSIVATETSTVTVISVPAYAFGSNLTFLQLALGYLAGRVLVAFVLLPAYFSRDLLSAYQLLSARVGQAFGRGAAVVFLLTRNVADGLRLFATALVLAAMLTTVTDAVGLSGLPQTPVVIFAIGVIAAATLAYTWVGGMTAVIWMDVVQLAIYLSGALVAAAMLLAGLPGGAREAAAAAEEAGKLVLFDFAWDLRRDYTFWSGVFGGAVFTASTHGTDQMFVQRYLCSRSLADARLALVASGVFVFFQFALFLGIGVLLWSFYAAGESPALAPIVVEGAVQTDRVFPLFLMTHLPTGLRGLVLAAVVAAAMSTLSSSLNSSAASTIGDFYLEGTAGPRSEARALRASRWATGAWAAVQACVAVAAMGVSQRVIDDVLAVQFFSGGLMLGVFLLSVLISRPTSGVGLAGLAGGVVTIVSVSLLSDLSWQWYVLVGSAATIGVGYAANRIRQAANPGEPE
- the murQ gene encoding N-acetylmuramic acid 6-phosphate etherase, with amino-acid sequence MSSKWKDLPTEAINPASLALDQASTEDMIDLMLREDRKILTAVARERARIATASDLITASLHKGGRLIFVGAGTSGRLGVLEAAEMGPTFSTPAHLVQAIMAGGRAAFFRSQAGVEDNFEEGARAVARLHPTRRDALVGISASGMTQFVRGALTRARRNGVKIVFVTCWPGTELQTFVDIVISPAVGPEVIAGSTRLKAGTATKMVLNMLTTVAMVHLGKTYGNLMVDVDAGSEKARDRARRIITTVTGLDHEEAGELLNRAHWNVKAAIVMAHARVGYSESLARLKQANDSVRAAIGEESDGRLRRTIDPR